The following are from one region of the Phormidium sp. PBR-2020 genome:
- a CDS encoding NAD(P)/FAD-dependent oxidoreductase, producing MTDGSNRICILGGGFGGLYTALKLAQFPWESATQPEITLIDRSDRFVFAPLLYELVTDELQSWEIAPPFVELLANTPIQFRQAQVEDINPDSQQVSLVGGDRLDYDRLVLALGGETPLDDIPGVADHAIPFRTVSDAYRVRQRLQNLEASNSDKIRVAIVGGGYSGVEIACKLADRLGNRGRIRIIERNDTILRHSPEFNRNAGKRALSDRGVWTDLETDVVSVSEDSISLRYRGQIDEIPVDLVLWTVGTQVAPVVGRLPVPRGDRGKIQVNAHLQVIDRPNIFALGDLADVHDADGQSIPATAQAAFQQADYTAWNIWASLSHRPLLPFRYQDLGEMMTLGIDNATLSGLGLSLDGPLAQIARRLIYLYRLPTLDHQVKVGFNWMIEPLRAFLTPQ from the coding sequence ATGACCGACGGTTCCAATCGCATCTGTATTCTCGGCGGCGGCTTTGGTGGACTCTACACCGCCCTCAAACTGGCTCAATTCCCCTGGGAAAGCGCCACTCAACCCGAGATTACCCTCATCGATCGCAGCGATCGCTTTGTCTTCGCCCCCCTTCTCTACGAACTGGTCACCGACGAACTGCAAAGCTGGGAAATCGCCCCCCCCTTCGTTGAACTCCTCGCCAATACCCCGATTCAATTTCGTCAAGCACAGGTCGAAGACATTAACCCAGACTCCCAACAGGTGTCTCTCGTCGGCGGCGATCGCCTCGACTACGATCGCCTCGTCCTGGCCCTAGGTGGCGAAACCCCCCTCGATGACATTCCCGGTGTTGCTGACCATGCCATCCCCTTTCGTACCGTTAGCGATGCCTACCGCGTCCGGCAACGGCTACAAAACCTAGAAGCCAGCAATTCCGATAAAATCCGGGTGGCCATCGTTGGCGGCGGCTATAGCGGCGTAGAAATTGCCTGTAAACTAGCCGATCGCCTGGGCAATCGAGGCCGCATCCGCATCATCGAACGTAACGACACCATCCTGCGGCATTCCCCCGAATTTAACCGCAATGCCGGCAAACGGGCCCTGAGCGATCGCGGCGTCTGGACCGACCTAGAAACCGACGTCGTCTCCGTCAGCGAGGACAGTATTTCCCTACGCTACCGAGGGCAAATCGACGAAATTCCCGTTGACCTCGTCCTTTGGACCGTGGGGACCCAAGTCGCCCCCGTCGTTGGGCGGCTGCCCGTTCCCCGGGGCGATCGCGGCAAAATCCAGGTTAACGCCCATCTGCAAGTCATCGATCGCCCCAACATCTTCGCCCTGGGTGACCTCGCCGACGTTCATGATGCCGACGGACAAAGTATTCCCGCCACCGCCCAAGCCGCCTTCCAACAAGCCGACTACACCGCCTGGAACATCTGGGCCTCCCTCAGCCACCGTCCCCTGCTGCCCTTCCGCTATCAAGACCTGGGCGAAATGATGACCCTCGGTATCGACAACGCCACCCTCTCCGGCTTAGGACTCAGTCTAGACGGTCCCCTGGCCCAGATTGCCCGCCGCCTCATTTACCTCTACCGCCTACCCACCCTAGACCACCAAGTTAAAGTGGGCTTCAACTGGATGATAGAACCCTTGCGGGCCTTCCTGACTCCGCAGTAA
- a CDS encoding C39 family peptidase yields MSLVLRTLTNTVFKQRPIESKELPDREKVSVTRDREFSVDTFAQERNHLRVTFKDNALAGLDTWYAFGEHVEILGQAPAEAGMSRLYPKPRPRIIQLDCPYLSQLDNFENPTGSCNVTAVAMCLKYFGIPQRTNARQFEDELYRYALNNNLSRHSPYDLAKIVRDYGCQDEFRTNASFDEVKDWLANLKPVIVHGYFTSYGHIVVFVGYDEEREQFFVHDPYGEWFSTGYRTDLSGKYQRYSYRMIRETCKPDGDFWVHFISK; encoded by the coding sequence ATGTCTCTCGTTCTGCGTACCCTCACGAATACGGTGTTTAAGCAGCGTCCGATTGAGTCTAAGGAGTTACCGGATCGCGAGAAGGTCTCGGTGACCCGCGATCGGGAGTTTTCTGTGGATACCTTCGCTCAGGAACGGAATCATCTGCGGGTGACGTTTAAGGATAATGCTCTGGCGGGCCTCGATACTTGGTACGCCTTCGGGGAGCATGTGGAGATTCTGGGCCAAGCCCCCGCAGAGGCCGGGATGTCTCGTCTCTACCCCAAGCCTCGACCCCGGATTATTCAACTCGATTGTCCCTATCTGTCTCAGTTGGACAATTTTGAGAATCCCACTGGCTCCTGTAATGTGACGGCAGTGGCCATGTGCTTGAAGTATTTTGGCATTCCCCAACGCACCAATGCCCGACAGTTCGAGGATGAACTCTATCGCTACGCCCTCAATAACAATTTAAGTCGTCATAGCCCCTATGATTTAGCTAAGATTGTTAGGGACTATGGCTGTCAGGATGAGTTCCGCACCAATGCTAGTTTCGATGAGGTCAAGGATTGGCTGGCTAACTTGAAGCCGGTGATTGTCCATGGCTATTTCACCTCCTATGGTCATATTGTGGTGTTTGTGGGCTATGACGAGGAGCGAGAGCAGTTCTTTGTCCATGATCCCTATGGGGAATGGTTCTCGACGGGCTATCGTACGGATTTATCTGGGAAGTATCAACGCTATTCCTATCGTATGATTCGCGAGACTTGTAAGCCGGATGGAGATTTTTGGGTTCACTTTATCTCGAAGTAG
- a CDS encoding cobyrinic acid a,c-diamide synthase, whose product MFSPNSTDPDSIFAQLPPQARDWAEQLHWNERRYVLSLCHILCAAPSEVQAEFLDEYTADGLVSRLIEDRDTRQKVKYYLEQFHIETNLSESLLRGYIRQFYIHCAQDMQRQPEQYLEVAVRLIGSSEESNNAFNYTLGFELLKMMFTMSWIQQERLYRLQRNQDEFLNKYVKPIRFAHQINGIVVPKDKKKFFAKRDYYVQAPKISRKKLTELVMVTFRAETVTEFGFSVIRHPNYLQFNYEYIYTPEAEDILGN is encoded by the coding sequence ATGTTTTCTCCTAATTCCACTGATCCCGATAGCATTTTTGCCCAGCTTCCCCCCCAGGCCCGAGACTGGGCTGAACAACTCCATTGGAATGAACGCCGCTATGTTCTGTCCCTCTGTCATATCCTCTGTGCAGCACCGTCGGAGGTGCAGGCGGAATTTCTCGATGAATATACGGCGGATGGGTTAGTCTCTCGACTGATTGAAGATCGCGATACTCGCCAAAAGGTTAAATACTATCTCGAACAATTCCATATTGAGACGAATCTCAGTGAAAGTCTCTTGCGGGGCTATATTCGTCAGTTTTATATTCACTGTGCCCAAGATATGCAGCGGCAACCAGAACAGTATTTAGAAGTAGCCGTTCGACTGATTGGCAGCTCTGAAGAAAGTAATAATGCTTTTAATTATACCCTGGGATTTGAGTTGCTAAAAATGATGTTTACCATGAGTTGGATTCAACAAGAACGACTCTATCGTCTGCAACGAAACCAGGACGAATTTCTCAATAAATATGTCAAACCCATTCGTTTTGCCCACCAAATTAACGGTATTGTGGTCCCTAAAGACAAGAAAAAGTTTTTTGCAAAACGAGATTACTATGTCCAAGCTCCTAAAATATCCCGTAAAAAGCTGACGGAGTTGGTGATGGTGACATTTCGAGCCGAAACGGTAACAGAGTTTGGGTTTTCTGTGATTCGTCATCCCAATTATCTGCAATTTAACTATGAGTATATTTACACCCCAGAAGCTGAGGATATTTTAGGGAATTAG